The proteins below come from a single Onychomys torridus chromosome 18, mOncTor1.1, whole genome shotgun sequence genomic window:
- the Pacsin1 gene encoding protein kinase C and casein kinase substrate in neurons protein 1: MSGSYDETSEEVTDSFWEVGNYKRTVKRIDDGHRLCNDLMSCVQERAKIEKAYAQQLTDWAKRWRQLIEKGPQYGSLERAWGAMMTEADKVSELHQEVKNSLLNEDLEKVKNWQKDAYHKQIMGGFKETKEAEDGFRKAQKPWAKKMKELEAAKKAYHLACKEEKLAMTREMNSKTEQSVTPEQQKKLLDKVDKCRQDVQKTQEKYEKVLEDVGKTTPQYMEGMEQVFEQCQQFEEKRLVFLKEVLLDIKRHLNLAENSSYTHVYRELEQAIRGADAQEDLRWFRSTSGPGMPMNWPQFEEWNPDLPHTTAKKEKQPKKAEGATLSNATGAVESTSQAGDRGSVSSYDRGQPYATEWSDDESGNPFGGNEANGGANPFEDDAKGVRVRALYDYDGQEQDELSFKAGDELTKLGDEDEQGWCRGRLDSGQLGLYPANYVEAI; encoded by the exons ATGTCTGGCTCCTACGATGAGACCTCGGAGGAGGTCACGGACAGCTTCTGGGAG GTGGGGAACTACAAGCGGACAGTGAAGCGCATCGACGATGGTCACCGCCTCTGCAACGACCTCATGAGCTGCGTGCAGGAGCGCGCCAAGATCGAGAAAGCCTACGCGCAGCAGCTCACAGACTGGGCCAAGCGCTGGCGCCAGCTGATCGAGAAAG GTCCGCAATATGGCAGCCTGGAGCGGGCCTGGGGTGCCATGATGACGGAAGCAGACAAGGTGAGCGAACTGCACCAGGAGGTGAAGAACAGCCTGCTGAACGAGGACCTGGAGAAAGTCAAGAACTGGCAGAAGGATGCCTACCACAAGCAGATCATGGGCGGCTTCAAGGAGACCAAGGAGGCAGAGGACGGCTTCCGAAAGGCCCAGAAGCCCTGGGCCAAGAAGATGAAGGAG CTGGAGGCGGCCAAGAAAGCCTATCATCTGGCTTGCAAAGAGGAGAAGCTGGCCATGACTCGGGAGATGAATAGTAAGACGGAGCAGTCGGTCACCCCCGAGCAGCAGAAGAAACTTCTGGACAAGGTGGACAAGTGTAGGCAGGATGTGCAGAAG ACTCAGGAGAAGTATGAGAAGGTGCTGGAAGATGTGGGCAAAACCACGCCGCAGTACATGGAGGGCATGGAGCAGGTATTTGAGCAGTGCCAGCAATTCGAGGAGAAGCGACTGGTCTTTCTCAAGGAAGTCCTGCTGGATATCAAACGGCACCTCAACCTAGCGGAGAACAGCAG CTATACCCATGTCTACCGAGAACTGGAGCAGGCCATCCGGGGAGCCGATGCCCAGGAGGACCTCAGGTGGTTCCGCAGTACCAGTGGCCCTGGGATGCCTATGAACTGGCCTCAGTTCGAG GAGTGGAACCCAGACCTCCCCCACACCACTGCCAAGAAGGAGAAACAGCCTAAGAAGGCAGAGGGGGCCACACTCAGCAATGCCACTGGGGCTGTGGAGTCCACATCCCAGGCTGGGGACCGTGGCAG TGTTAGCAGCTATGACCGAGGCCAACCGTACGCCACCGAGTGGTCAGATGATGAGAGTGGGAACCCCTTCGGGGGAAATGAGGCCAATGGCGGCGCCAACCCCTTCGAGGATGATGCCAAGGGAGTGCGCGTGCGGGCGCTGTACGACTACGATGGCCAGGAGCAAGATGAGCTCAGCTTCAAGGCCG GAGACGAGCTCACCAAACTGGGAGACGAGGATGAGCAGGGCTGGTGCCGCGGGCGGCTCGACAGCGGGCAGCTGGGCCTCTATCCTGCCAACTACGTTGAGGCCATATAG